A stretch of DNA from Halorubrum sp. BOL3-1:
TGAGGTCACCTTCTGGAATTTCACCACTGACATCCTCAGCTGGGCGAAGTTCAAGAGTAACTTGGTCGGTTCCACTTCGGCGAAATTCGTTCTGGAGAGCCGTGATTTGTACCTCACCGTCATCAAAGAGAGTCTGGTCTTCAATCACTGCGATTCTACCCCCCTTGTCACGAGCATCGAGGTAAAGCACGGATGCGTCATACCACGTCGGAGAACGATCAAGCTCATTGTATCCCGGCTGATACTCGATAAATCGTGTTGGAATCGTTACGGTCCCTTCAGATGTGCCACTTTTGTTCGAGATAGTGATCGGATATGGATCGGTTGTTCGTATGGTTCCAGCTGGTGAAGGTGGATTTATTGTGAATGTGCGGGGCGAATACGCAGTGCCCAGCTGAACCGTCTGATACTGTGGCTGGTCGATGCTGCCAGCTTGTAGAATGCCTGCTCTAAGCTCAACAAGGTCGTTACGAACCTCTCCAGAGTGTTGGAACTCAGCCTCCGTATTCTGTTGTGGAACGACCTCCACCTGATACAGTGAGAGCGCAAGAATCAGAAACCCAAATAGAATAACAACCCCGATGACTGACGAAACAGCACGATTGTCGTCTATCGCTGATGTGCCAATGGGGTAGTCGCTCATTGTGGATTCACCTGAACACTCTGTGTATCTTCTGCCGATGGCCAAATGGCTAGTCGAATATCTGCTGGGCTCGGGGCGATATACAGGAACCAGTACGCAGTCACAAGGTGATGAATGTAGTATGGGTCAGCGGTTTTAATCTGTTGCCAAATACCGGTTTGAATAGCGATGGCAGCAGCCACGCCGCCGACAAATAGAGGGGCAAGTGCAATCATCCGAAGTGTGGCTTTTGCCGGTAGTCTCTCAAAATCAAGACGGAGTCGGAGCGGGACCCATGAGGTATGTTCAATCGAAAGCGGGCAGGCAATCCGGGCGACTGCTAGGTGGGTTAGCTCATGGAGTCCTATCGCAAGAACCGGGAAACCGACAGCGAGAAAGATTGCTTGAACTCCAGCCATACTGGGTTACTATTTGCTAAGCATTTAAATCTGGTATTCAAATTTGACATCCATGATAATCGGCTACAGTGCCACGTATCGGGCTTGCGGCCCCTATCTCGAACGCTGATCCTCTCACCCTGCGGAGTCGTCCTCGGTGAGGTAGAGCATCATCTTATCTGCTCTGTTGAATAGACGTTGAGTCACGGTTACAGCGACTCACACAGTGGTTCTATGTTGCTGATGGCGAACATCAGGACAATTTCACGGAACTGTCGATACCAGCTCAGCGCTCGCACGGCATCGCCGAGCGAGCGCTTCGTTGTCGAGTAGGATGTTTCGGCCATCCACCGCTGAGCGTAGCCGTTTGCTCGGTTGAGCGCGTTGTTCGCAGCTGCTTTCGCTGACGAACCACGGTAGTGGACGAGGTACTCAACGTCATGTGCGGCGATTTCGTACTCGGTATGCCAGTCTTGGAAGCCGTTATCGGCGGCGACGGACTGCAGGTCGTCCGCGTTTCGGCGGACGACCTGCGGTCCGGTCTTTGTATCATGCTTCCACCGTGCTGCGATGTGAACATCGAGAACAGCAAGTGATTCCACATCAGTCAATGTCGTCGCTTTGAGCGTCTGTATTGTTCGTCCTGCCCGCTGGCGGAAGTACGATGACGCACGTCGGCGGTCGAAAAACGTGCTGTCGAGCGCAGCGTGGCCAGACTGCGGGTGCTGCTGCGCGGAAACGCGCAGCAGCGCCCGCCACACCCACATTTTCAGCCGATCAAACGACTTGTAGATCGTCGTATGATCGGGGAGATCGTCCTGATCTAAGTTGAGCGCATCACGAACCTCGGCCATGTACTTCAGCCGATTCGGCGTTTCACGGTAGCTGCGCTCGTCTTCGACCCGAAAACAGTGTAAAACGACGTGAACCCAGCGGGCGAACCCGCCGCTGGCGGGCTCGCCCGCGTGCTTCCCTAACGCTTGTTTAGCTAGGTCACGACACTGCTCAATGAAGTCGAGGATGTCGATCTCCATGGTAGGTTCGATTTTCTCGGCTTCACCCTTCTAAACCGGTGATATCGGCTAATAAGATCGCTCTTCAACAGAGCAGAATTTTCTTGACTCAAGTGTGAGATGAAGCAGTCAAAACCACTGCGTAGAAGGTGTGAGACGCATTCGATCACACGCTGTCTGTTGTGATCTACTAGATTCCTTCTATAGGCCGTCTCTTGGTCGTGTCTAGCAGTTTCATGAGTCCAGATGCGCTCCATGATCGACCGTGCGCCGTCAGTGGTGAGCGGTTTCGGCGCGTCGAGGTCGTGTTCGGCGGCGACGATCAGGTCGTGAGCACCCGCCCGGACGCGTTCGATTTCATCATCGTCGAGGCCGGCGTCAGAGAGCCCCGTAGAGACGTGCGAGGCAAGCGACGGCCGGTGGAGAGTCGTAAACACCGGCCACGACTCCGGTACATCCAGTACCTCCGCGTATCGCTTCAGCGGCGTGATGACGGGCTCGGGGAGCGAGGCCTCCTTCCACTCGCGGCTCTTCCGGAATACGGTGACGCTGCTGTCCGTGAACGACACGTCACGCCAGCGGATCCCGTTGCGACCTCACGGTCCTCTTTCGGCGCCGAAAAGCATTCTGAGCCGCGCAGGCCCGTATAGGTGACGA
This window harbors:
- a CDS encoding IS5 family transposase, coding for MEIDILDFIEQCRDLAKQALGKHAGEPASGGFARWVHVVLHCFRVEDERSYRETPNRLKYMAEVRDALNLDQDDLPDHTTIYKSFDRLKMWVWRALLRVSAQQHPQSGHAALDSTFFDRRRASSYFRQRAGRTIQTLKATTLTDVESLAVLDVHIAARWKHDTKTGPQVVRRNADDLQSVAADNGFQDWHTEYEIAAHDVEYLVHYRGSSAKAAANNALNRANGYAQRWMAETSYSTTKRSLGDAVRALSWYRQFREIVLMFAISNIEPLCESL